A stretch of Desulfotalea psychrophila LSv54 DNA encodes these proteins:
- a CDS encoding extracellular matrix/biofilm biosynthesis regulator RemA family protein — MQLLNVGFGNTVMVGRVVAVVNTGSSPARKIREIAKKNGKLIDVTEGRRTRSMLVMDSNHVVLSSVQSDTISQRLQAMRIDLQLGECREQGKKVYNENE, encoded by the coding sequence ATGCAACTTCTCAATGTTGGTTTTGGCAATACGGTGATGGTGGGTAGGGTTGTTGCGGTTGTTAACACAGGTTCATCGCCCGCTCGCAAGATACGAGAGATTGCCAAAAAAAATGGTAAACTTATTGATGTAACAGAGGGGCGTCGGACGAGGTCTATGCTTGTTATGGACTCCAACCATGTTGTTCTCTCGTCGGTTCAATCCGATACAATAAGTCAAAGGTTACAGGCTATGAGGATAGATTTACAGCTTGGAGAGTGTAGGGAACAGGGGAAAAAGGTATATAATGAAAATGAATAA
- a CDS encoding YicC/YloC family endoribonuclease has protein sequence MSVKSMTGFGRGEAENSTRTWNVEVRSVNNRYLDVKIKLPRGYASLEDRVRNAVSEHFQRGRVDLLVNVQGDFSDLVELSVNTSLAQKYQDALGGIAESCGCASELTALQLATFPEVLVREQKSEDLEEVVWPVLSGAIEAALTGCDLMRLQEGEILMEDLLGRLRFFSKTVEEIELHVPALVAQRHQALQERLQKLLDNVQLDPLRLAQEIALLADKTDVTEEIVRLRSHIAQFSRFVEEEGTVGRKLDFLIQEFLREVNTIASKINDADIAHLTVALKSELEKIREQIQNIE, from the coding sequence ATGTCAGTTAAGAGTATGACGGGATTTGGCAGAGGGGAAGCGGAGAACAGTACTCGCACTTGGAATGTCGAGGTTCGCAGTGTCAATAATCGTTATCTGGATGTGAAAATAAAATTGCCAAGGGGCTATGCAAGTCTGGAAGATCGAGTGCGCAACGCCGTATCAGAACATTTTCAGCGTGGACGTGTGGATCTGCTGGTTAATGTTCAGGGTGATTTTTCTGATTTGGTAGAGCTCTCGGTGAATACCTCTCTTGCCCAAAAGTATCAGGATGCCCTTGGTGGAATTGCAGAGAGCTGTGGCTGTGCTTCTGAGCTGACAGCACTCCAGTTGGCAACGTTCCCTGAGGTCTTGGTTCGGGAGCAAAAGAGTGAGGATCTTGAAGAGGTTGTCTGGCCTGTCCTCTCTGGAGCCATAGAGGCTGCCCTTACGGGTTGCGATCTTATGCGTCTTCAGGAGGGAGAAATTTTAATGGAGGATCTGCTTGGCCGGTTGAGATTTTTTTCAAAGACCGTTGAAGAGATAGAGCTCCATGTTCCTGCGCTTGTGGCTCAGCGTCATCAGGCTCTTCAGGAGAGACTGCAGAAGCTGCTCGACAATGTTCAGCTTGATCCTCTTCGTCTTGCCCAAGAGATAGCTCTCTTGGCGGATAAGACTGATGTGACAGAGGAAATTGTTCGTCTCCGTAGCCATATCGCTCAGTTTTCCCGTTTTGTGGAAGAGGAAGGGACCGTTGGTCGTAAACTGGATTTTTTGATTCAGGAATTTCTGCGCGAGGTGAATACCATTGCCTCAAAGATCAACGATGCAGATATAGCCCATCTTACGGTAGCCCTTAAGAGTGAGTTGGAAAAGATACGTGAGCAGATACAGAATATCGAATAA
- a CDS encoding OmpH family outer membrane protein: protein MNYKKSLFVVVLSVCALFVSSAYAAVTKIGVMDVQKIITECKAGKTASARVEAKVKSVQGDLKADRLALDTLKTEIDKKSSVWSEKKAAEKIRDFQVKVRAFQVKENNSRMILKKFQDKELQPILGSLEKVVSAFGEKNGYAAILEAKSGVLYYDDGILVTSTILKKLDAAMAK from the coding sequence ATGAATTATAAAAAGTCACTCTTTGTGGTTGTTCTATCCGTTTGTGCTCTTTTTGTTTCATCTGCCTACGCTGCCGTAACTAAAATTGGCGTGATGGATGTGCAGAAAATTATTACTGAGTGCAAGGCGGGTAAGACCGCTTCAGCTCGCGTTGAGGCAAAGGTAAAGAGTGTGCAGGGAGATCTCAAGGCTGATCGGCTCGCTCTTGATACTTTAAAGACAGAAATTGATAAGAAGAGCAGTGTTTGGAGCGAAAAGAAGGCTGCTGAAAAGATCCGTGATTTTCAGGTGAAGGTACGTGCTTTTCAAGTCAAGGAAAATAACAGCCGTATGATCTTGAAAAAATTTCAAGACAAGGAACTCCAACCTATTTTGGGATCCCTTGAAAAGGTGGTTTCTGCCTTTGGTGAAAAGAATGGTTATGCTGCCATTCTAGAGGCGAAGTCAGGTGTCTTGTATTATGATGACGGCATTCTGGTTACCTCTACAATTCTCAAAAAGCTTGATGCAGCTATGGCTAAGTAG
- a CDS encoding OmpA family protein — protein sequence MTLNVKLLFPALVGLSVLTLAGCTCVKPGEECADPVLMTEVVEEVVVIEEPLDTVVVPLGIGEARTTEGMLPVYFNFDSSAVGEDQKPRVQVNADFMDANVDYMVRIEGNTDSRGTDEYNMALGERRALSAQQYLMDLGVEEARLTTVSYGKERLLLNGQSEDAWSQNRRCDFVVAK from the coding sequence ATGACTTTAAATGTGAAATTGTTGTTCCCTGCACTTGTTGGACTTTCTGTGTTGACTCTGGCTGGTTGTACCTGTGTAAAACCAGGTGAGGAGTGTGCTGATCCTGTTTTGATGACAGAGGTTGTTGAAGAGGTTGTGGTAATTGAAGAACCCCTTGATACCGTTGTTGTTCCCTTGGGTATCGGTGAAGCGCGTACCACTGAAGGAATGCTTCCTGTTTATTTTAACTTTGATTCATCTGCTGTGGGCGAAGATCAAAAACCACGCGTACAGGTAAATGCTGACTTTATGGATGCAAATGTTGATTATATGGTACGCATCGAAGGTAATACCGATTCTCGCGGTACCGATGAGTATAATATGGCCCTTGGCGAACGTCGTGCCCTTAGCGCCCAGCAATACCTGATGGATTTAGGTGTTGAAGAGGCTCGATTGACCACCGTAAGTTATGGTAAAGAGCGTCTCTTGCTCAATGGACAAAGCGAAGATGCTTGGAGCCAAAACCGTCGTTGTGATTTCGTTGTTGCTAAATAA